Genomic segment of Dunckerocampus dactyliophorus isolate RoL2022-P2 chromosome 13, RoL_Ddac_1.1, whole genome shotgun sequence:
tatatatacacacacatatacacgcaTATATTCTgtacatacatgttttttttacaataaatatttttttgagaaaTGAATCTTACATTATGAAATTCAGGAATAATTAAGAtgagaaaatattattttagGAGAAAGATGTTAATAAGAATGTTTCCAACAAtgaagttgtatttttatgttgtaatctaattttttttttaagaatttaaTGTTATCACTATGAGAATCAGGAACAATTATGCTGataattttttgtattattttaagaggaaaaaacagtttacaaaaattaagttgtacttttacgtcgtaatttcatttttgaactttttttatAGACTTGAATCTTATTGTTATGAGAATCATGAAGAATGAAGTTGAGAAAATGTAGTTattttaggaggaaaaaaaacatttctaattaAGTTGTGAGTacttaaaagaaaaagttgtcatttctttctttctttctttttttttttttttaaagaatttcaTCAAAAATGAGAATGAAGGCGTCATTTTCCAAGAACGAGATGCCCAACCCGTATGATGGAGTTCATCTCAGGGGGCGTGACCTGCTTGGCTCTCTCAATGGCGCCCATGACTTGCTGCTGGTGCTGAAACAGAAACCACAAATCCCCACAGACATGACACTGCACGTTTATACCACGTGATATATGTCACGACATCATTCGATGCCGTGTCACGTTTGACGACACGCAGCTGGCCTTTACCTCCTGTGACAGGTAAGGCAGCACCTGAGCACAGATGCCATTCAGTCTCTTGACTATTTCCGCCTGAGGGGGACATGGAAGACACAGTGAGAGACGAGCACATGAGGACATACCAGAGCTTGCAGAAGTCGTCATCTGGCGGTTTACCTGTTTGTGCATTTCAATGTTCAGCCCGTAGGACATTTCATAGTACTGCAACACACAGGAAGACACAAACAGTATTAATATGAGCACACCACATCTTTGAAATATCTAAAAAgacaccacaccacacccaCCATGATGTAGTGACGCTGCATCTCGGACTTCTCCGAGGCCAGTTTGTCACATTCCAACTTCAAACTGGAGAAAGACAGACAACGGAGTGAGAGGACTGCGGCGCTGCTTCAGACATCACAACCTACCATAACCATCCCGAAAtatgccagcgtgtgtcttAACCTGTGGTATTGTGCTTGGAGGAACTGGAACTCATCCTTGATGCGGTCACACGAGTCCGAGGTGGTGAACTTGAGGGGTTGGCCGGACTGAGCGGATGCCTGGCCACAAAACGTAGGCATAGCGTTAAGtgtgtttcattgtttttcccACTGTACTACCAATTGCgtctcacttctttttacacttgtgccatcgataagaatgttaaaaagtgagaCGTGCGACTCATTGACTGCACGTTATGCCATTACTAGCGGCCTTCTTCTTACACTTGTGCGCGCGTTAAGTATATTAAAGTGGACAGATAATAACGTTTCATCAAGGAGacgagagttttttttttggttgttgttaaCGACTGTTAGCTTGCGGTTTTATAAGAATTACACATTGAAATATTACCAAAAAGAGAGATAAAGTGGAGAGATATGTGATATAAACCATCTCGATATGAAGTTTTGCTTCATAATTCAATTTAGTACATTTAGAgtacattttctgacattttttaacaattttatgatctaaattgtaaatttagaaatgaaaatgtaatttttatgaggaaaaaaagtatttaaaaaatgtatgacttttttatgattaaaaaattattaattttggaaataaaacgTTTATTTTGCTAGAATTAAAAAAAGTGGAGAGTTTATTTTACGGAGAAAGAGATTGTAATTTGAGGGTAAAAAATTGTaacttgaggaaaaaaatgcacgTTTTCTCcggaaacattttaaaaatattttttattattaatttaggaaataaaacacacattctgacaagaaataaaatgcaattgtACGTTTAAAACTCATTGCATTGCACTTTATGCCACTACTAgcagcggttaacttctttttacacttgtgaagAATATTGAATATTCTTGAATATTGTACAGATAATAAAGTTTCATGATAGAGacaggagggtttttttttgtttttttaattattgttagCTTGCTTGCAGTTTTATGAGTactttactgctgttttacaagaataatgaaaGTTTTCATTTGATGAGAATCAATAAAGATGAATTGTTTTCAATTTGATAATAAAAAGATTgtaattcaacattttttaaatttcatgaGAAATCATACATTGTATGACAAAAACGGtatattttatgagaaaaaaatagagcaTTTTTATTAGTTCAATATTTCTACAAGAATTACTTGATCAGTAAAGATTACGTAATTTTTTCAATTTgataataaaacaatttttttctattaagatttttttttaattttatgaattcttttacattttttgggggaatttttgaattttttgtattgttatttacttggtaaataaaatgtagtttgACAATTAAGATGTAAtttacatggaaaaaaataagttattttaaaAGAATTTAGTCAAAATGAGCCccctttcccccccccccgaacCCTGAAAGAAAAACATACGGAATCTTGTTTGTCtgattaaaaagaaataaacattgaAGATGGGATTGCAGGGTTTGTTTAGGGAGAGCAGTTTAT
This window contains:
- the LOC129192894 gene encoding TLE family member 5-like, with protein sequence MMFPQSRHSASAQSGQPLKFTTSDSCDRIKDEFQFLQAQYHSLKLECDKLASEKSEMQRHYIMYYEMSYGLNIEMHKQAEIVKRLNGICAQVLPYLSQEHQQQVMGAIERAKQVTPPEMNSIIRQQLQVQHLSQLQGLALPVAPLPLGLTPPTLPAVSSSSGLLSLSSILANYSHGQAQAAKEDKARDGAERAPRPEDGDKSD